From the genome of Glycine max cultivar Williams 82 chromosome 2, Glycine_max_v4.0, whole genome shotgun sequence, one region includes:
- the LOC100775415 gene encoding DNA-directed RNA polymerase subunit 10-like protein — MIIPVRCFTCGKVIGNKWDTYLDLLQSDYSEGDALDALGLVRYCCRRMLMTHVDLIEKLLNYNTLDKSDPS, encoded by the exons atgatCATCCCTGTTCGTTGTTTCACCTGCGGAAAG GTCATTGGAAACAAATGGGATACCTATTTAGACCTTCTGCAGTCAGATTACAGTGAAGG AGATGCCCTGGATGCTTTGGGACTGGTTCGATATTGCTGTAGGCGCATGCTTATGACCCATGTCGATCTCATTGAGAAGTTATTGAATTACAACA CTCTGGACAAGTCTGATCCCAGTTAA